In Clostridium swellfunianum, a genomic segment contains:
- a CDS encoding YwmB family TATA-box binding protein: protein MKTKAIILFIFIVIGFGYFNNSYLIGSKDVDFFNDIVNISGGKVKEFGVKASTETKEDPEEYCLSILEKLNISNSDINILKDNNVYSIEFTNNETKGYIESTSYDNHNVVTLNVVQYSNENKLSELKNKVGIALGKADKDIKYFDYLKAEIYKDDKTKVNKDIAEFLKQKNVSNIDTVKIDNGYSTVAYTKKYPVMKNNGKWMDFNYAVCSYSSGDYVIIGSPVIITTY from the coding sequence ATGAAAACAAAAGCAATTATATTATTTATATTTATAGTTATTGGATTTGGGTATTTCAATAATAGCTACCTAATAGGGTCAAAAGATGTAGATTTTTTTAATGATATAGTAAATATTTCAGGGGGAAAGGTTAAAGAGTTTGGTGTGAAGGCAAGTACTGAAACAAAAGAAGATCCAGAAGAATATTGCCTAAGCATACTAGAAAAACTTAATATTAGCAATTCTGATATAAATATACTTAAAGATAACAATGTTTATTCAATTGAATTCACTAATAATGAAACAAAAGGTTACATAGAAAGCACAAGTTATGATAATCATAATGTTGTGACTTTAAATGTGGTACAGTATAGTAATGAAAATAAGCTTTCAGAACTTAAAAATAAAGTAGGTATTGCACTAGGAAAGGCTGATAAGGATATCAAGTATTTTGATTACTTAAAAGCTGAGATATATAAAGATGATAAAACAAAAGTAAATAAAGATATAGCTGAATTTTTAAAACAAAAGAATGTCTCAAATATCGACACTGTAAAAATAGACAATGGATACAGCACAGTAGCTTATACTAAAAAATATCCAGTTATGAAGAACAACGGAAAATGGATGGATTTTAATTATGCTGTATGCAGTTATTCATCTGGTGATTACGTTATAATTGGATCACCTGTAATTATTACAACATATTAG
- the murA gene encoding UDP-N-acetylglucosamine 1-carboxyvinyltransferase, producing MEKIVVKGGSKLSGKIKISAAKNSVLPIIAGSILSGGRCVIENAPMLEDVFVISDVLKSVSAETVIDKENSRILIDTSNISYGEPSSELVRKMRASFLIMGPMIARFGRFKISLPGGCNIGTRPIDLHLKGLTALGAEVSIGHGYVEAVANRLIGNKVYLDFPSVGATENIMMAAVFADGETIIENSAEEPEIEDLAKFLNNMGAIIEGAGTDTIKITGVKSLRGTVHKPICDRIEAGTFMVAGAITRSKVEVVGVNEEHLKPIIAKLTEMGVSLELGEDSIIVDGTKILKPVDIKTMPYPGFPTDMQAQMMSLLCTVKGTSVITETIFENRFMHAQELKRMGANIKIDGRSAVVEGVDMLTGSEVKATDLRAGAALILAGLASEGETVISDIYHIDRGYVDIENKFKGLGADIKRIEA from the coding sequence ATGGAAAAGATAGTGGTAAAAGGTGGAAGTAAACTTAGCGGCAAGATAAAAATAAGTGCAGCAAAAAACTCAGTGCTTCCAATTATTGCAGGAAGCATTTTAAGTGGAGGCAGATGTGTTATCGAAAATGCTCCAATGCTTGAGGATGTTTTTGTTATTAGTGATGTATTGAAAAGTGTATCAGCTGAAACTGTAATTGATAAGGAAAACAGCAGAATATTGATTGATACCAGCAATATTAGTTATGGAGAACCATCCAGTGAATTAGTTAGAAAAATGAGAGCGTCTTTTTTGATCATGGGCCCCATGATTGCAAGGTTTGGAAGATTTAAAATTTCTCTTCCAGGAGGCTGCAACATTGGAACACGACCAATAGATTTGCACTTGAAAGGGTTAACAGCTTTAGGTGCAGAGGTAAGTATAGGACATGGTTATGTAGAAGCTGTTGCAAATAGGCTTATAGGAAATAAAGTTTATTTGGATTTTCCTTCAGTAGGGGCTACTGAAAATATTATGATGGCTGCGGTTTTTGCTGATGGTGAAACAATTATTGAGAACTCAGCAGAAGAACCAGAAATTGAAGATTTAGCTAAGTTTTTAAATAATATGGGAGCTATTATTGAAGGAGCTGGAACAGATACAATTAAAATTACAGGGGTAAAAAGCCTAAGGGGCACTGTACACAAACCTATATGCGATAGAATTGAAGCAGGTACCTTTATGGTTGCAGGAGCAATAACTAGAAGTAAAGTTGAAGTGGTAGGGGTTAATGAGGAACATTTGAAGCCAATTATAGCTAAGCTTACTGAGATGGGAGTTTCTTTGGAACTTGGAGAAGACAGCATAATTGTAGACGGTACAAAGATTTTAAAGCCTGTGGATATTAAAACAATGCCATATCCGGGATTTCCAACGGATATGCAGGCTCAAATGATGAGTTTGCTATGCACAGTGAAGGGCACAAGTGTTATTACTGAAACTATATTTGAGAATAGATTTATGCATGCACAGGAATTGAAGAGGATGGGAGCAAACATTAAGATTGATGGACGCAGTGCTGTTGTCGAAGGTGTAGATATGCTTACAGGCTCAGAAGTTAAGGCTACAGACTTAAGAGCTGGTGCTGCGCTCATTCTAGCTGGTCTAGCATCAGAAGGGGAAACTGTAATTAGCGATATATATCATATAGATAGAGGATATGTTGATATAGAGAATAAGTTTAAAGGCTTGGGAGCAGATATAAAAAGAATAGAGGCTTAA
- the spoIID gene encoding stage II sporulation protein D, whose protein sequence is MQRVYVKFQFKKLAAVFIIFIIFVIAMSIFIVGIGNKESYLNNNNGVTQKFRQNSDDAVLKKTSGEIKVKIYMSQQDKIAEIPLEEYVRGVVAAEMPANFGVEALKAQAVAARTYVLGHMTEFGGNKCSIGKGADICDTVHCQAYMDKEKRYNDWNKSEADIYWSKITDAVKDTAGKVLTYEGKLVLDPYYFAMSSGKTENAVDVFAYDKPYLRSVESEGDKNVKDFQTTTTYTYDKLSSIINNKYPKANVSPKKLKSQVNITDRTSGGGSVKNMKVGSISITGRQFRELLGLRSSNFDIVYGSKNIQVVAKGSGHGVGMSQWGASIMAKEGNSYDRILIHYYQGVKIENIENIK, encoded by the coding sequence ATGCAGAGAGTTTATGTGAAATTTCAGTTTAAAAAGTTAGCAGCAGTTTTTATTATCTTCATTATCTTTGTAATAGCTATGTCTATTTTCATAGTTGGAATAGGTAATAAAGAAAGCTATTTAAATAATAATAATGGTGTCACACAAAAATTTAGACAGAACAGTGATGACGCAGTATTAAAGAAGACTAGCGGTGAGATAAAAGTGAAAATTTACATGTCTCAACAGGATAAAATAGCTGAGATACCTTTGGAGGAATATGTAAGAGGAGTGGTGGCTGCAGAGATGCCTGCTAACTTTGGTGTAGAGGCCTTGAAGGCTCAGGCTGTTGCAGCAAGAACTTATGTACTTGGACATATGACGGAATTTGGAGGTAATAAATGTTCTATAGGTAAGGGCGCAGATATATGTGACACTGTTCACTGTCAAGCTTACATGGATAAAGAAAAAAGATATAATGATTGGAATAAGAGTGAAGCGGATATATATTGGAGTAAAATAACAGATGCTGTTAAAGATACCGCTGGGAAAGTTTTAACTTATGAAGGTAAGCTAGTGTTGGATCCTTATTATTTTGCTATGAGTAGCGGCAAAACTGAGAATGCTGTTGATGTTTTTGCTTATGATAAGCCGTATTTAAGAAGTGTTGAGAGTGAGGGAGATAAGAACGTTAAGGATTTCCAAACTACAACTACATATACCTATGATAAGCTGAGTAGTATTATTAATAACAAGTATCCAAAGGCAAATGTTTCACCCAAAAAACTAAAAAGTCAGGTAAATATAACTGACAGGACATCTGGTGGGGGAAGTGTTAAAAATATGAAGGTAGGAAGTATTTCTATAACAGGCAGGCAGTTTAGAGAACTTTTGGGCTTACGGTCCTCAAACTTTGATATAGTATATGGCTCTAAGAATATTCAGGTAGTAGCAAAAGGAAGCGGTCATGGAGTCGGCATGAGTCAATGGGGGGCAAGTATCATGGCTAAGGAAGGCAATAGCTATGATAGAATTCTCATTCATTATTACCAGGGAGTAAAAATAGAAAATATTGAAAATATAAAATGA
- a CDS encoding M23 family metallopeptidase, giving the protein MNKKFFSKTSNFFRKEGFYVILFVCLCVVATVAAVTSRTAKPKNPPVVNETAVNDSKTTGTGLITEEPTNDYPNALQVKETPKPNTSANANTGITVPKTGTAAVSKSVDFKFINPVEGTLARAYSEDPVYSDSTDSWRPNFGMDIKAELGKSVVAAADGKVLEVGEGEYGSYVAIYHENGLTTVYANLDKEIKVSKGQSVKKNTQIGKVGNTTLRTGYEKYGSHLHFEVIKGKDVNNDNNKVDPAKYVKYTLAK; this is encoded by the coding sequence ATGAACAAAAAATTTTTCAGCAAAACGTCAAACTTTTTTAGAAAGGAAGGCTTCTACGTAATCCTATTTGTATGCTTGTGCGTAGTAGCTACAGTGGCAGCTGTTACATCAAGAACAGCAAAACCAAAGAACCCACCAGTAGTTAATGAAACAGCAGTTAACGATTCAAAGACTACAGGCACAGGATTAATAACTGAGGAGCCAACTAATGACTACCCAAACGCTTTACAGGTTAAGGAAACACCTAAACCTAACACAAGCGCTAACGCCAATACTGGAATAACAGTCCCAAAGACTGGTACAGCAGCAGTATCAAAAAGCGTTGATTTCAAATTTATAAATCCTGTTGAAGGGACTCTTGCGAGAGCTTACTCTGAAGATCCAGTTTACTCAGATTCAACAGATTCTTGGAGACCAAACTTCGGAATGGATATTAAAGCTGAACTTGGTAAATCTGTAGTTGCAGCAGCTGATGGAAAAGTATTAGAAGTTGGCGAAGGCGAGTATGGCAGTTATGTTGCTATATATCACGAAAATGGTCTTACAACAGTATATGCTAACTTGGATAAAGAAATCAAGGTTTCAAAGGGTCAGTCAGTAAAGAAAAACACACAGATAGGTAAGGTTGGTAATACAACTCTTAGAACAGGATATGAAAAGTATGGCAGCCATTTGCACTTTGAAGTAATAAAAGGCAAAGATGTAAACAATGACAATAACAAAGTTGATCCAGCTAAATATGTAAAATATACATTAGCAAAATAA
- the spoIIID gene encoding sporulation transcriptional regulator SpoIIID codes for MKDYIEERVLEVANYIINSKATIRKTAKVFGVSKSTIHKDMTERLPKINPQVADEAKSILDVNKAERHIRGGKATKMKYKAIEG; via the coding sequence TTGAAAGACTACATTGAAGAAAGAGTTCTTGAAGTCGCAAACTACATTATTAATTCAAAAGCTACAATTAGAAAAACAGCCAAAGTATTTGGAGTAAGTAAAAGCACTATACACAAGGATATGACAGAGAGGTTACCGAAAATAAATCCTCAAGTAGCAGATGAAGCTAAGAGCATTTTGGATGTAAATAAGGCAGAAAGACACATTAGAGGTGGAAAAGCTACTAAAATGAAGTACAAGGCTATTGAAGGATAA
- a CDS encoding rod shape-determining protein: MFFSLGTDMGIDLGTATVLVYIKGKGVILKEPSVVAIDKSNNRVRAVGEEARQMIGRTPGNIVAIRPLRDGVISDYDITETMLKHFIRKACGKRRISTPRVMICIPCQATEVEKRAVRDAAVNAGAKKVFLIEEPLAAAIGANLDITEASGNMVIDIGGGTTDIAVISLGGIVVRSSIKMAGDKFDEAIIRYIRKKHKLMIGERTSEDLKINIGSAFKRDKEVTMEIRGRDLISGLPKNIIVSSEEMREALKDTVNAIAECTHSVLERTPPELAADIADKGIIMTGGGALLNGLDKLIAEVTKVPVRVAEDPVSCVALGTGLVLDYIDKIDLRSNGYDVALIDR, translated from the coding sequence ATGTTTTTTAGCTTAGGAACGGATATGGGGATTGACTTAGGTACAGCCACAGTACTTGTGTATATTAAGGGCAAGGGTGTTATACTCAAAGAACCTTCTGTAGTTGCCATTGATAAGAGCAATAATAGGGTTAGGGCTGTTGGTGAAGAAGCTAGACAGATGATAGGAAGAACCCCGGGAAATATAGTGGCTATAAGACCGCTTAGGGATGGGGTTATATCAGATTATGATATTACAGAGACAATGCTTAAACATTTTATCAGAAAAGCATGTGGTAAAAGAAGAATTTCAACTCCTAGAGTAATGATATGTATACCATGTCAAGCAACAGAAGTTGAGAAAAGAGCTGTTAGAGACGCAGCTGTTAATGCAGGAGCAAAAAAAGTTTTTTTAATTGAAGAACCGCTGGCTGCAGCCATAGGTGCAAATCTTGACATAACCGAAGCAAGTGGGAACATGGTAATAGATATAGGCGGAGGTACAACTGATATTGCAGTAATTTCTTTAGGTGGAATAGTTGTGAGATCATCTATTAAGATGGCGGGAGACAAGTTTGACGAAGCAATAATAAGATACATTAGAAAAAAGCATAAATTAATGATTGGTGAAAGAACTTCCGAGGATTTAAAAATAAATATTGGTTCAGCATTTAAGAGAGATAAAGAAGTTACTATGGAAATAAGAGGAAGAGACCTAATATCAGGTCTTCCCAAAAATATAATTGTATCCTCAGAGGAAATGAGAGAAGCTTTAAAGGATACTGTAAATGCTATTGCTGAATGTACCCATTCAGTATTGGAAAGAACTCCACCTGAACTTGCAGCGGATATCGCTGATAAAGGTATTATCATGACTGGTGGGGGCGCTCTTTTAAATGGCTTAGACAAGCTAATAGCCGAAGTTACTAAAGTGCCAGTAAGAGTGGCAGAGGATCCTGTGTCTTGTGTGGCCTTAGGAACTGGCTTAGTTCTTGACTATATAGACAAAATAGACCTTAGAAGTAACGGTTATGATGTCGCTTTAATAGACAGATAG
- the yyaC gene encoding spore protease YyaC, whose translation MSKIKTHFTNPLAYYEIANFIKDYMDENTIIVCIGTDRCIGDCLGPLVGTFLKQSFFPFPVFGTISEPIHALNIDKRLNEIKNAYPNGNIIGIDACLGDSDSIGEIQARDYPIHPGKGVGKSLPDVGKASLIGIVDSSESSELFTNRNIRLDLIMKLSKVITDAVMHAYYLYKRDSEKVL comes from the coding sequence TTGAGCAAGATAAAAACACACTTTACAAATCCTTTAGCCTATTACGAAATTGCAAACTTTATAAAAGACTATATGGATGAGAATACAATTATAGTGTGCATTGGTACAGATAGATGTATTGGAGATTGCTTAGGTCCATTAGTTGGAACATTTTTAAAACAAAGTTTTTTCCCGTTTCCCGTGTTTGGAACAATATCAGAACCAATCCATGCCTTAAATATAGATAAAAGACTTAACGAGATTAAAAACGCTTATCCTAATGGAAATATCATCGGTATAGATGCTTGTCTAGGCGACAGTGACAGCATAGGTGAAATTCAAGCTAGAGATTATCCTATTCATCCCGGAAAGGGAGTTGGTAAATCCTTGCCTGATGTCGGCAAAGCTTCTCTTATTGGAATTGTAGACTCCAGCGAAAGCAGTGAATTATTTACCAATAGAAACATACGACTCGATTTAATTATGAAACTATCAAAAGTTATAACAGATGCAGTTATGCATGCTTATTACTTGTATAAGAGAGACAGCGAAAAAGTGCTTTAA